A stretch of the Flavobacterium aquiphilum genome encodes the following:
- the pgi gene encoding glucose-6-phosphate isomerase produces MALSTINPTETPAWKKLQAHYTQIQSASMTEMFKADAERTEKFHLQWNDFLVDYSKNRISKETIDLLLELANETGLKNAISDYFGGAIINQTEGRAVLHTALRAKESAVINVDGINVMPEVYAVKNKVKSFTNEVVSGKRTGYTGKPFTDVVNIGIGGSDLGPVMAVEALQYYKNHLNVHFASNVDGDHVNEIIKKLNPETTLFVIVSKTFTTQETLTNSETIKAWFLESASQEDVAKHFVAVSTNIQKVTEFGINPDNVFPMWDWVGGRFSLWSAVGLSISLAVGFDNFNDLLSGANEMDEHFKTADFDKNIPVILALLSVWYNNFFGAESEALIPYTQYLQKLAPYLQQGTMESNGKSVGRDGKAVNYETGTIIWGEPGTNAQHAFFQLIHQGTKLIPSDFIGFVKPLYGDDNHHDKLMSNFFAQTEALMNGKTDEQVQAEFDKQGLSAEKASVLLPFKVFTGNKPTNTILIQKLTPKSLGSLISMYEHKIFVQGIIWNIFSYDQWGVELGKQLANSILDEINTKQVKDHDSSTQFLLKHFLQNK; encoded by the coding sequence ATGGCTTTAAGTACTATTAACCCAACCGAAACTCCAGCCTGGAAAAAATTGCAGGCACATTATACTCAAATACAATCGGCTTCGATGACAGAAATGTTCAAAGCTGATGCTGAAAGAACCGAAAAATTTCATTTGCAATGGAATGATTTTTTGGTTGATTATTCAAAAAATAGAATTAGCAAGGAAACAATTGATTTGTTGCTTGAATTGGCAAACGAAACTGGTTTGAAAAATGCAATTTCCGATTATTTTGGAGGAGCAATTATTAATCAAACAGAAGGTAGAGCTGTTTTACATACTGCTTTGCGTGCCAAAGAATCGGCTGTAATAAACGTGGACGGAATCAATGTGATGCCAGAAGTTTATGCAGTAAAAAACAAAGTAAAATCATTTACAAATGAAGTGGTTTCCGGAAAAAGAACCGGATACACAGGAAAACCATTTACTGATGTTGTAAATATAGGTATAGGTGGTTCTGATTTAGGACCTGTTATGGCTGTTGAAGCTTTACAATATTATAAGAATCATTTAAATGTACATTTTGCATCCAATGTTGATGGAGATCACGTAAATGAAATTATCAAAAAATTAAATCCTGAGACTACCTTATTTGTAATTGTTTCTAAAACATTTACGACTCAGGAAACTTTAACCAATTCCGAAACTATTAAAGCTTGGTTTTTAGAATCGGCAAGTCAGGAAGATGTGGCCAAACATTTTGTGGCTGTTTCTACCAATATTCAAAAAGTAACCGAATTCGGAATCAATCCTGATAATGTATTCCCAATGTGGGATTGGGTTGGAGGACGTTTTTCTTTATGGAGTGCTGTAGGGCTTTCTATAAGTTTGGCGGTTGGTTTCGATAATTTTAATGATTTGTTGAGTGGTGCCAATGAAATGGATGAACATTTCAAAACTGCTGATTTTGACAAAAACATTCCTGTAATTTTGGCTTTATTAAGCGTTTGGTACAATAATTTCTTTGGTGCCGAAAGCGAAGCTTTGATTCCTTATACTCAATATTTGCAAAAATTAGCTCCTTACTTGCAACAAGGAACAATGGAAAGTAACGGTAAGAGTGTTGGGCGTGACGGAAAAGCGGTTAATTATGAAACGGGAACCATTATTTGGGGAGAGCCAGGAACTAATGCGCAGCATGCATTTTTTCAGTTGATTCACCAAGGAACTAAATTAATTCCTTCAGATTTTATTGGATTTGTAAAACCATTATATGGAGATGATAATCATCACGATAAATTGATGTCAAACTTTTTTGCGCAGACAGAAGCTTTAATGAACGGAAAAACAGATGAACAAGTTCAGGCAGAGTTTGACAAACAAGGATTAAGCGCCGAGAAAGCAAGTGTTCTTTTACCGTTCAAAGTTTTTACAGGAAATAAACCGACTAATACAATTTTGATTCAAAAATTGACTCCGAAATCATTAGGTTCTTTAATTTCTATGTATGAGCATAAAATTTTTGTGCAAGGAATTATCTGGAATATTTTTAGTTATGATCAATGGGGTGTTGAACTTGGAAAACAATTGGCCAATTCAATATTGGATGAGATTAATACTAAACAAGTTAAAGATCACGATAGTTCTACTCAATTTTTATTGAAACATTTTTTACAGAACAAATAG
- a CDS encoding M23 family metallopeptidase: MKQAIVILVVLFSLISCNRSEDVVVDQVVLKSKKSDFGFKFSDFNVVQDSVKSGDTFGSILQNQNIGDKQVFDIVAQVKDTFDVRSIRINKPYTLLRSKNKTNSLDVFIYQPDALHYYVVDLRDSIAKAYKKTKPLTLKRRTIGGILKGSLSETLEGAKVEGALASRISKIFAWSIDFFKVKKGDRFGLTFTERYINDSIYDGVDSLEAAFFEYKGKIIYAFPFEQVPGSGRYEYYDEEGKTLKNFFLKTPIKFSRITSRFSANRFHPVQQIWKAHKGTDYAAPYGTPISTTASGIVEQTGYTAGNGNFVKVKHNKTYSTQYLHMSRILVRRGQHVTQGQTIGLVGSTGLATGPHVCYRFWKNGVQVDALRLNLPNGEPMSGKNKERFLKKIEPLKFELDSVSNL; the protein is encoded by the coding sequence TTGAAGCAGGCAATTGTAATTTTAGTGGTGTTATTTTCCTTGATATCCTGTAATAGGTCGGAAGATGTTGTGGTAGATCAAGTAGTTCTAAAATCTAAAAAGAGTGATTTTGGATTCAAATTTTCAGATTTTAATGTCGTTCAGGATTCTGTGAAATCAGGCGATACGTTTGGAAGTATTTTACAAAATCAAAATATTGGAGATAAACAGGTTTTCGATATTGTTGCTCAAGTGAAAGATACTTTTGATGTGCGTTCCATTAGAATAAACAAGCCATACACATTGCTTCGTTCTAAGAATAAAACCAACTCACTGGATGTTTTTATATACCAACCTGATGCATTACATTATTATGTTGTTGATTTAAGAGATTCGATTGCAAAAGCATATAAAAAGACAAAACCATTGACTTTAAAACGCCGCACCATTGGAGGAATTTTGAAAGGGTCACTATCCGAAACTTTGGAAGGAGCAAAAGTTGAAGGAGCCTTGGCATCAAGAATTTCAAAGATTTTTGCATGGTCTATCGATTTCTTCAAAGTGAAAAAAGGTGATCGATTTGGATTGACTTTCACAGAAAGATATATCAATGATTCTATTTATGACGGAGTTGACAGTCTTGAAGCTGCCTTTTTTGAATACAAAGGAAAGATTATTTATGCTTTCCCATTTGAGCAAGTTCCTGGTTCTGGTAGATATGAATATTATGATGAAGAAGGAAAAACTTTGAAGAATTTCTTTCTTAAAACGCCAATAAAATTCAGCCGTATTACTTCTCGTTTTAGTGCCAATCGTTTTCATCCAGTGCAGCAAATTTGGAAAGCTCATAAAGGAACTGATTATGCGGCACCTTACGGAACACCAATTTCGACAACGGCTTCGGGAATTGTTGAACAAACAGGTTATACTGCAGGTAACGGAAATTTTGTAAAAGTAAAACACAACAAGACTTATTCGACTCAATATTTACACATGTCAAGAATATTGGTTAGACGTGGACAGCATGTTACCCAAGGACAAACTATTGGATTGGTTGGTAGTACAGGATTGGCAACCGGACCGCATGTGTGTTATCGTTTTTGGAAAAATGGAGTTCAAGTCGATGCATTGCGCTTGAATTTACCAAATGGAGAGCCAATGAGTGGAAAAAACAAAGAGCGTTTTTTAAAGAAAATAGAGCCTTTGAAATTTGAATTGGACAGCGTTTCCAATTTATAA
- a CDS encoding DUF3108 domain-containing protein — protein sequence MKKIIIFLLAVFTFGFGTQKYEAFSGGEYLKFRVHYGIINAGYATLEVKDELLAGNPVYHLIGKGYSTGMTKFFFNVEDVYESYVDKDTRNPDRFVRKIDEGGYTKNQEGFFNQKTNKVLVKDYKHKTEKTFDFSKNTQDILSSFYYLRNYPNINKMKVGDSVIIDMFFDNESTKFKLKLVGREDIKTKFGIVSSMIFRPLVQSGRIFKEEESLTVWISDDYNKIPLRIKANLLVGSLKADLEEYKGLNNPFKLKAK from the coding sequence ATGAAAAAAATTATAATTTTCTTACTGGCAGTTTTTACTTTTGGTTTCGGTACACAGAAATACGAAGCTTTTTCAGGGGGTGAATACTTAAAGTTCAGAGTACACTACGGTATTATAAACGCCGGTTATGCGACACTCGAAGTTAAGGATGAATTACTGGCTGGCAATCCCGTTTACCATTTGATAGGAAAAGGTTATTCTACAGGTATGACCAAATTCTTTTTTAATGTAGAAGATGTTTATGAAAGTTATGTTGATAAGGATACCAGAAATCCTGACCGATTTGTTAGGAAAATAGACGAAGGAGGTTATACCAAAAATCAGGAAGGTTTTTTTAATCAAAAAACCAATAAAGTTTTGGTTAAAGACTATAAACATAAAACCGAAAAAACATTTGATTTCTCAAAAAACACTCAGGATATTTTATCGTCCTTTTATTATTTACGGAATTATCCGAATATCAATAAAATGAAAGTGGGAGATTCGGTTATTATTGACATGTTTTTTGACAATGAGTCTACAAAATTTAAGTTAAAATTAGTAGGCAGAGAAGATATTAAAACTAAATTTGGCATCGTATCTTCCATGATTTTTAGGCCTTTAGTACAGTCTGGGCGCATATTTAAAGAAGAAGAGAGTTTAACGGTTTGGATTTCAGATGACTACAATAAGATACCGCTTCGAATAAAAGCGAATCTATTAGTGGGCTCTCTTAAAGCTGATTTGGAAGAATACAAAGGATTGAATAATCCGTTTAAATTAAAGGCAAAATGA
- a CDS encoding homogentisate 1,2-dioxygenase, with protein sequence MPIYHKLGVIPPKRHIQFEKPNGGLYYEQLFGTEGFHGHSSLSYHIHRPTQVKEIVISYSVEPKISIGKNIKSLLLKGFELKPEDDFLESRKPMLVNSDCIIGLAAPRKSLTSYFYKNADADEMIFIHKGKGKLRTMLGNIPFEYGDYLIIPRGIIYQIEFDSEENRLFYVESHSPFYTPKRYKNESGQLLEHSPFCERDFILPNELESHDEKGDFVIKIKKEGMMHEVVYATHPFDVVGWDGYNFPYGFSIHNFEPITGRVHQPPPVHQTFETGTFVVCSFVPRLYDYHPKSIPAPYNHSNIDSDEVLYYVDGDFMSRNNIEQGHITLHPKGIPHGSAPGAMERSIGAKDTQELAVMVDTFRPLMVTEEAMGLDDGQYYKSWVE encoded by the coding sequence ATGCCAATATATCATAAATTAGGAGTTATTCCTCCGAAAAGACACATCCAGTTCGAAAAGCCAAATGGAGGATTGTATTACGAACAACTATTTGGTACTGAAGGCTTTCATGGGCATTCCTCTTTGTCGTATCATATTCATCGACCAACTCAGGTCAAAGAAATAGTAATTTCATATTCGGTTGAACCCAAAATATCGATTGGGAAAAATATAAAATCTTTATTATTGAAAGGTTTCGAATTGAAACCTGAAGACGATTTTTTGGAAAGTCGTAAGCCAATGTTGGTCAATAGCGATTGCATTATCGGACTCGCAGCACCCAGAAAATCATTGACAAGTTATTTCTATAAAAATGCCGATGCCGATGAGATGATTTTTATTCATAAAGGCAAAGGAAAACTGCGTACCATGTTGGGAAATATTCCTTTTGAATATGGCGATTACCTGATAATCCCACGCGGAATCATTTACCAAATTGAGTTTGACTCAGAAGAAAATCGTTTGTTTTATGTAGAATCTCATTCTCCATTTTATACTCCAAAACGTTATAAAAATGAATCGGGACAACTTTTGGAGCATTCTCCATTTTGCGAGCGCGATTTTATTTTGCCAAATGAATTGGAATCTCACGACGAAAAAGGAGATTTTGTCATCAAAATAAAAAAAGAAGGAATGATGCACGAAGTGGTATATGCAACGCATCCTTTTGACGTAGTGGGTTGGGACGGATACAACTTTCCATACGGATTTTCTATCCACAACTTCGAACCTATAACAGGTCGCGTGCACCAACCGCCACCAGTTCATCAAACATTCGAAACAGGCACTTTTGTGGTTTGTTCTTTCGTTCCAAGACTTTACGATTATCATCCAAAATCTATTCCAGCACCTTACAATCATAGTAATATAGACAGCGATGAAGTGTTGTATTATGTAGATGGCGATTTTATGAGCCGCAATAATATAGAACAAGGGCACATTACTTTGCATCCAAAAGGAATTCCTCATGGCTCTGCTCCGGGAGCTATGGAGCGCAGTATTGGCGCCAAAGATACTCAGGAATTGGCCGTTATGGTTGATACTTTCCGTCCGCTTATGGTGACTGAAGAAGCGATGGGGCTTGATGATGGTCAGTACTATAAATCTTGGGTAGAGTAG
- a CDS encoding patatin-like phospholipase family protein has product MRIEARALSQKLKAKMNFVGIRLTMVDRSLFSILSCFLLFAFCFLPLISKAQDTAKRPKIGLVLSGGGAKGFAHIGVLNVLEDAGIKIDYIGGTSMGAVIGGLYAVGYNAKQIDSIIDVTNFSNVLNDYIPRSSKNFYEKRNDELYALTLPFNKFRIGAPEALSKGMYNFNLLSRLTLPVRHVRNFNELPIPFVCVGTNIALGEQVVFDKGILAQAITGSSSLPSIFAPIVIDDNLIIDGGVLNNYPIEEVRKMGADIVIGVDVQTGLLSKDELRSASKIFFQITNLQMIERMKVNANQTEVYIKPDVKNYGVVSFDKATEIIKKGEDATFAIYEKIDALVDKAHPYHKPKLKMESDSLTIVDIKTNDLKNYSRDYIIGKLNFKPRTKISFRELEKGINNLNATQNFSAVSYYFEKNGAYDNLILNLTESPITTNLKFGLHYDGLYKSGILTNITNKKTFFKNDFLSADLVLGDNLRYYFDYYIDNGFQLSYGFKSKLHQFNKNIPVSVITYNREGTNSINIDYLDLSNQVYIQSVFAQKFLIGVGAEFQYLDITSQTLELQPTITKSNYFSLFGYLKYDSYDNKYFPKKGWYFSGTPQFYMFSSESSANFEPFSIVSAEAGIAKTIFKNATLKLQAEAGASIGNKSLPYFDFILGGYGYNNTNNFKYFYGYDFLSIAGNSYLETTLTFDYEIFKKSHLNFSANYANLEDDLYDSLDWIKLPKYSGYALGYGLETIIGPVEVKYSWSPETANSYLWFSVGFIF; this is encoded by the coding sequence ATGAGAATTGAGGCAAGAGCCCTAAGCCAAAAATTAAAAGCCAAAATGAACTTTGTCGGTATCCGATTGACAATGGTTGATAGAAGTTTGTTCTCAATATTGAGTTGTTTTTTGCTTTTTGCTTTTTGTTTTTTGCCTTTAATTTCAAAAGCTCAAGACACTGCTAAAAGACCTAAAATAGGTTTGGTATTGAGCGGAGGCGGAGCCAAAGGATTTGCCCATATAGGTGTTTTAAATGTACTCGAAGATGCTGGAATTAAGATAGATTATATCGGGGGAACCAGCATGGGTGCAGTTATTGGCGGACTTTATGCAGTGGGATACAATGCCAAACAAATCGATTCTATTATTGATGTGACGAATTTCAGTAATGTCCTAAACGATTATATTCCCCGGTCTTCTAAGAATTTTTATGAAAAAAGGAATGACGAATTATACGCTTTGACCTTGCCGTTCAATAAGTTTCGCATTGGTGCACCAGAGGCTTTGTCTAAAGGGATGTATAATTTCAACCTTTTAAGCCGATTGACATTGCCTGTTCGGCACGTTCGTAATTTTAATGAGTTGCCTATTCCTTTTGTTTGTGTAGGGACGAACATCGCTCTTGGAGAGCAAGTTGTTTTTGACAAAGGGATTTTGGCGCAAGCCATAACTGGAAGTTCCTCTTTGCCTTCCATATTTGCGCCAATAGTGATTGATGACAATCTTATTATTGATGGAGGGGTACTCAATAATTATCCTATTGAGGAAGTACGTAAAATGGGAGCCGATATTGTTATCGGGGTAGATGTGCAAACAGGGTTGCTCAGTAAGGACGAATTAAGAAGTGCTTCAAAAATTTTCTTTCAGATTACCAATTTGCAAATGATTGAAAGGATGAAAGTCAATGCCAATCAAACAGAAGTTTATATCAAACCAGATGTAAAGAATTACGGCGTAGTTTCCTTTGATAAAGCAACTGAAATCATCAAAAAGGGAGAAGATGCCACTTTTGCAATTTATGAAAAAATTGATGCCTTGGTCGATAAAGCACATCCGTATCACAAACCCAAATTAAAAATGGAATCTGATAGTTTGACAATAGTCGACATCAAAACAAATGACTTGAAAAATTATTCCAGGGATTATATCATCGGTAAATTGAACTTTAAGCCTAGGACTAAAATAAGTTTTAGAGAATTAGAAAAGGGTATAAATAATCTAAATGCTACTCAGAATTTTAGTGCTGTAAGTTATTATTTTGAAAAAAATGGAGCCTATGATAATTTGATTCTTAATTTGACTGAAAGCCCTATTACTACAAACTTGAAGTTTGGTTTGCATTATGATGGTTTGTATAAGAGCGGTATTTTGACCAATATAACTAATAAGAAAACTTTCTTTAAGAATGATTTTTTATCGGCCGATTTGGTTTTGGGAGACAATTTGCGCTATTATTTTGACTATTATATTGATAATGGATTTCAGCTGAGTTACGGTTTTAAATCGAAATTGCACCAATTCAACAAAAACATTCCGGTAAGCGTTATAACTTATAATAGAGAGGGAACAAATTCCATAAATATTGATTACCTTGATTTGTCCAATCAAGTGTATATTCAATCGGTATTTGCCCAAAAATTCCTTATTGGTGTTGGTGCCGAATTTCAATATTTGGATATTACCTCCCAAACACTTGAATTGCAGCCAACAATTACCAAAAGCAATTATTTTAGTCTATTTGGATATTTAAAATACGATTCTTACGATAATAAGTATTTTCCAAAAAAAGGCTGGTATTTTTCGGGAACTCCGCAGTTTTATATGTTTTCTTCCGAAAGTTCAGCCAATTTTGAGCCTTTCTCTATTGTTAGTGCCGAGGCTGGTATTGCGAAAACAATTTTTAAGAATGCAACCTTAAAGCTTCAGGCGGAAGCAGGAGCATCGATCGGAAATAAAAGCTTGCCTTATTTTGATTTTATTCTAGGCGGTTATGGATATAACAATACAAATAATTTTAAGTATTTCTACGGTTATGATTTTTTAAGTATTGCGGGCAATAGTTATTTGGAAACTACACTAACATTTGATTACGAAATTTTTAAAAAGAGCCATCTTAATTTTTCGGCCAATTATGCCAATTTAGAAGACGATCTTTATGATTCTTTGGATTGGATCAAATTGCCTAAATATTCGGGATATGCTTTGGGTTATGGATTAGAAACTATTATTGGTCCAGTCGAAGTGAAATATTCCTGGTCACCGGAAACTGCAAATTCCTATCTTTGGTTCAGTGTTGGATTTATATTTTAA
- a CDS encoding tryptophan 2,3-dioxygenase family protein gives MTINDTTASILDEIDQKFQKINQKTETHLEGLLWSKPITYWDYIQTDALLNLQIQRTTLPDEMVFIMYHQVNELLFKMILWEMHQISYAEKLTTDFFTERLMRISRYFDMLTTSFDIMGDGMEVEQYLKFRNTLTPASGFQSAQYRMIEIASTDLINLIDYRFRATIDRNTPYEHALDHMYWQAAGKDHQIGEKSYLLLEFERKYKAAFLTQMKEYNTINLWQKFKQLPDSDRENPELVKAMRHYDHTVNVTWVMGHLNAARKYIDNGKGDGEATGGSDWKKYMHPKYQRRIFFPELWSEEELANWGVEN, from the coding sequence ATGACAATAAACGATACCACAGCATCAATTTTGGATGAAATTGATCAAAAATTTCAAAAGATAAACCAAAAAACAGAGACTCATCTCGAAGGATTGCTTTGGTCAAAACCCATTACTTATTGGGATTATATTCAGACGGATGCATTGTTGAATTTGCAAATTCAGAGAACAACACTTCCTGACGAAATGGTTTTTATCATGTATCATCAGGTTAATGAATTGCTTTTTAAAATGATACTTTGGGAAATGCATCAGATTTCCTACGCCGAAAAACTAACTACCGATTTTTTTACCGAAAGGTTAATGAGAATCAGTCGTTATTTTGACATGCTTACTACTTCTTTCGACATTATGGGAGACGGTATGGAGGTAGAACAGTATTTGAAATTTAGAAATACATTAACTCCGGCCAGTGGTTTTCAAAGCGCACAATATAGAATGATCGAAATAGCTTCTACGGATTTAATCAATCTTATCGATTACCGTTTTAGGGCGACTATTGACAGAAATACGCCTTATGAGCATGCTCTGGATCATATGTATTGGCAGGCAGCGGGGAAAGACCATCAAATTGGTGAGAAGTCTTATTTGCTATTGGAATTTGAACGAAAATACAAAGCGGCTTTTTTAACCCAAATGAAGGAATATAACACGATAAATCTTTGGCAGAAATTTAAACAGTTGCCAGATTCAGATCGTGAAAATCCTGAATTGGTTAAAGCTATGCGCCATTATGACCATACGGTAAATGTTACTTGGGTAATGGGACATTTGAATGCGGCAAGAAAATATATTGATAACGGTAAAGGTGATGGTGAAGCGACAGGAGGAAGTGATTGGAAGAAATATATGCATCCAAAATATCAAAGAAGGATTTTCTTTCCAGAATTATGGAGTGAAGAGGAATTGGCAAATTGGGGAGTAGAAAACTAA
- the hppD gene encoding 4-hydroxyphenylpyruvate dioxygenase, giving the protein MSKEIKSVEYGLEKIFEGAQDFLPLLGTDYVEFYVGNAKQSAHYYKTAFGYQSLAYAGLETGVKDKASYVLKQDKIRIVLTTPLTQDSPLHDHLKKHGDGVKVAALWVEDARSAYEETMKRGARSFMEPTVEKDEFGEVVRSGIYTYGETVHVFVERKNYNGVFLPGYKEWKSDYNPEPTGLKYIDHMVGNVGWNEMNTWVKFYEDVMGFVNFLSFDDKQINTEYSALMSKVMSNGNGRIKFPINEPAEGKKKSQIEEYLDFYGGPGVQHIAIATDDIVKTVSQLKARGVEFLSRPPHAYYDAVPERLGEHMEAMKEDLTEVEKLGIMVDADEDGYLLQIFTKPVQDRPTLFFEIIQRMGAKGFGAGNFKALFESIEREQQLRGTL; this is encoded by the coding sequence ATGTCAAAAGAAATAAAATCAGTAGAATACGGATTAGAAAAAATATTTGAAGGAGCGCAAGATTTCCTTCCGCTTCTTGGAACCGATTATGTCGAATTCTACGTAGGGAATGCAAAACAATCGGCGCATTATTATAAAACCGCTTTTGGTTATCAATCATTGGCGTATGCCGGATTGGAAACAGGAGTAAAAGACAAAGCTTCTTATGTGTTAAAACAAGACAAAATCCGAATTGTGTTAACCACTCCGTTAACACAAGATTCTCCTCTTCACGATCATTTAAAAAAACATGGTGACGGGGTAAAAGTTGCGGCACTTTGGGTAGAAGATGCCCGAAGCGCGTATGAAGAAACGATGAAACGTGGTGCCCGTTCGTTTATGGAACCTACTGTCGAGAAAGATGAGTTTGGAGAAGTGGTGCGCTCAGGTATCTATACGTATGGGGAAACTGTTCATGTTTTTGTGGAAAGAAAAAATTACAATGGCGTTTTCTTGCCTGGATATAAAGAATGGAAATCAGATTACAATCCGGAACCAACGGGTTTGAAATATATTGACCACATGGTAGGAAATGTGGGTTGGAATGAAATGAATACTTGGGTGAAATTTTACGAAGACGTGATGGGTTTTGTAAACTTCCTTTCTTTTGATGACAAACAAATCAATACTGAATATTCGGCATTGATGAGTAAAGTAATGTCAAACGGAAATGGAAGAATTAAATTCCCAATTAATGAGCCTGCTGAAGGGAAGAAAAAATCACAAATAGAGGAATATTTAGATTTTTACGGAGGGCCCGGAGTGCAGCATATTGCTATCGCTACGGATGATATTGTAAAAACAGTTTCACAATTGAAAGCAAGAGGAGTGGAGTTTTTGTCGCGACCACCACATGCTTATTATGATGCTGTTCCTGAGAGATTGGGTGAACATATGGAGGCGATGAAAGAGGATTTGACTGAAGTTGAAAAACTGGGAATTATGGTAGATGCCGATGAGGATGGTTATTTATTGCAGATTTTTACAAAACCGGTACAGGATCGTCCGACTTTGTTTTTTGAAATTATTCAGAGAATGGGAGCCAAAGGATTCGGTGCAGGGAACTTCAAAGCTCTTTTTGAGTCAATAGAGCGTGAACAGCAATTACGAGGAACGTTGTAA